The region TGGCCGGGATCGGGACAAGCTCGATAAAGGCCGTTGCATCAATAATTTCAAGAAAACCAGGGAACTGGTCGAGCGTTTTCGTCAGGAGTTTGGGGGTATTACCTGCGAAGATCTGCAAAAGCAGTTTACCGGCCGCACCTACGATATGTGGAATGCGGCGGAATATCAGGCATTCAGCGACGCGCGCGGCAAGCAGTGCGCTCACGCCACCGGCACGGTCACCAAATGGGTGGTCGAGATGATGAAGTGATGCGTTGCCTTGTGAACAGAATCAACTGCTTGTAATAAATCGACAGCACAATAGGGGTT is a window of Sulfuricella sp. DNA encoding:
- a CDS encoding C-GCAxxG-C-C family protein; translated protein: MSNEDKADLAEQAYEKAVRYELDYGCCPQCVLATVQETVGIIDDSTIKASHGLSGGGGLMAQGACGALTGGLMALSAKYGRDRDKLDKGRCINNFKKTRELVERFRQEFGGITCEDLQKQFTGRTYDMWNAAEYQAFSDARGKQCAHATGTVTKWVVEMMK